A single region of the Hylaeus volcanicus isolate JK05 chromosome 5, UHH_iyHylVolc1.0_haploid, whole genome shotgun sequence genome encodes:
- the LOC128877366 gene encoding serine protease filzig — protein sequence MGCMMAVGKSIQLIIVILSSTSVISHSRVPEATGRRLFGGYRIVPKACQPTIPSQIRSSEPAICMFNYECSRRNGQVVGACMDGFLFGACCQLPLKTSAADNLEKIPTTDEIFNVHEIDHVPDIPILLNSDGTPLGMTISQTSDVKTEPPAVWNHQNNQGTAYTKISTFDAPSTTVKPSSSMNHFMDSIENAEKPQLPAQPDISHLEEDFPALLGQQNVLDDLSLPNLLTHSDSNNDIQSHQDSSAVNPVTTLLSPDQVLQIADPVDQLPALFSHGLGQSDHGSADTILLNENGTALNETHNPDELFRPNVESSTERKRITEAPTTQKPKPIENATFVGTRKKPQHGSTYHSGSASQWVKFPDHSGSSKPISSNFDGEKFSTSSMTKRPVATQMYANTQRLTTAPPFSEMTIDDFEKFGAVEERVSTKNVEALGSLDEKTTTPMTTLSDKKDDLIRVPTITYDTPSGIKKDDQVDKEEVAINHIISILNDTKPGSGTTIQTPNSSINKWVSIDETSKPSLVRISSTKPPVPGPTTAQSFPYIFYKPLQTSNYYNYETVPTETTYASYSTSNSHSSRPSTQSSFPSTNSYGYSTKTTTNPPAPTLIVLGLPETEFATENTPQKTVTRKPSEPVRPTAGSARPGPLTTKKPSVSTTITHNISTVISNVATNNVVSTSFFSVNVKDGTTSKPTVNNKYSTETIVAEENFQQMTNSPEKVTTRRPTIWTTLAPWSDKPSFYLKPSTSSFFFPNENLTPVNTVVVDRDPSFTTTSVFRPTTPAPHCEDDTPAPDDLINFPPVRNPNLNLSAPTSQQEKPTIIENFNNTGYPDIEIVGEDDIPTPTFIEDDVLTNKVDTFVNKIVQSLQGNFQDLKDVVYNRVNTTSVTPTSVTRRPTTTTKKPVRRPASTSKPSLSTTRRPATTKRPTNRPTPLKPLVTEKPGRPSKPTTLKPRPTSSSITTKKPQVTTKRTRPTKRPTTTPATSTEAIVVEEEETSPSTTVETITGSTPSSTDLRSQCGIRPLIREGKIVGGKAAAFGKWPWQVLIREATWLGLFTKNKCGGVLITDKYVVTAAHCQPGFLATLVAVFGEFDLSSELEKKRSVTRNVRRVIVNRGYDPATFENDLALLELESPVQFDEHIVPICMPEDGIDYTGRMATVTGWGRLTYNGGVPSMLQEVQVPIIKNSVCQEMFQSGGHSKLILDSFLCAGYATGERDSCEGDSGGPLVMQRPDGRWFLVGTVSHGIKCAAPYLPGVYMRTTFFKPWLQGVTGLKGSGN from the exons ATGGCTGTCGGGAAGAGTATCCAATTAATCATCGTCATCCTTTCTTCGACGTCCGTCATTTCGCACTCTCGCGTGCCCGAAGCCACAG GAAGAAGATTATTCGGCGGATACAGGATAGTGCCGAAAGCATGCCAGCCGACGATCCCGTCGCAAATCAGGTCGAGCGAGCCGGCGATATGCATGTTCAACTACGAATGTTCCCGCCGGAACGGACAAGTTGTCGGCGCTTGCATGGACGGCTTCCTCTTCGGCGCGTGCTGTCAGCTCCCGTTGAAGACTTCGGCAGCCGACAATCTCGAGAAGATACCCACAACcgatgaaatattcaacgtGCACGAGATCGATCACGTCCCGGATATTCCTATCCTACTAAATTCAGATGGGACGCCCCTTGGAATGACGATATCTCAAACCAGCGACGTAAAAACCGAACCTCCCGCCGTCTGGAATCACCAAAATAACCAAGGGACCGCgtacacaaaaatttcaactttcgaCGCGCCATCGACCACGGTTAAACCAAGTTCTAGTATGAACCACTTCATGGACAGTATCGAAAACGCAGAGAAACCGCAATTGCCTGCCCAGCCTGACATAAGTCACTTGGAGGAAGATTTCCCGGCTCTGCTGGGTCAACAGAACGTCTTGGACGACCTGAGTCTTCCCAATTTGTTGACCCACTCCGACTCCAACAACGACATTCAGAGTCATCAAGATAGCTCAGCCGTGAATCCAGTTACCACTCTGCTCAGTCCCGACCAGGTACTACAGATAGCCGATCCTGTCGATCAGCTGCCAGCTTTGTTTTCGCACGGACTAGGTCAGAGCGATCACGGATCCGCCGACACGATATTGTTGAACGAGAATGGAACCGCGCTGAACGAGACGCACAACCCCGACGAACTGTTCAGGCCAAACGTGGAGTCGAGCACCGAGAGAAAACGAATCACCGAGGCTCCGACCACTCAGAAACCAAAGCCGATCGAAAACGCGACTTTCGTAGGAACCAGGAAGAAGCCACAGCACGGTAGCACCTATCACAGCGGTTCGGCGTCGCAATGGGTGAAGTTCCCGGATCATTCTGGATCCTCCAAGCCGATATCTTCCAACTTCGACGGGGAGAAATTCAGCACGTCGTCGATGACGAAAAGACCAGTTGCCACGCAGATGTACGCCAACACGCAAAGACTTACGACTGCTCCTCCGTTTTCAGAAATGACGATCGATGATTTCGAGAAGTTCGGCGCGGTAGAGGAGAGAGTATCGACGAAAAATGTAGAGGCTCTCGGTTCGCTGGACGAAAAGACAACCACGCCTATGACTACTCTGAGCGACAAGAAAGACGATCTGATTAGGGTACCGACGATCACCTACGACACACCGTCCGGTATCAAGAAGGACGACCAGGTAGATAAAGAGGAAGTGGCGATCAACCACATCATCTCTATTCTCAACGATACGAAACCCGGCTCGGGCACCACCATACAAACCCCGAATTCGTCTATCAACAAATGGGTCAGCATCGACGAAACCTCAAAACCGTCCTTGGTCAGaatttcgtcgacgaaacCACCCGTTCCTGGACCTACCACTGCTCAATCCTTCCCTTACATATTCTACAAACCATTGCAAACGTCCAACTATTACAACTACGAGACGGTTCCCACGGAAACAACGTATGCTTCGTACTCGACGTCCAACTCCCATTCTTCGAGACCGTCGACCCAGTCGAGTTTTCCCAGCACCAACAGTTACGGTTACTCGACGAAGACGACTACGAACCCTCCGGCGCCGACGTTGATAGTCCTAGGTCTACCCGAAACGGAATTTGCTACCGAAAATACGCCACAGAAAACAGTCACGAGGAAACCGTCGGAGCCTGTTAGACCCACGGCTGGATCGGCAAGGCCCGGACCTCTAACCACGAAGAAGCCCAGCGTTTCCACGACCATAACTCACAACATCAGCACGGTAATTTCGAATGTGGCCACCAACAACGTCGTCTCAACGAGCTTCTTCAGCGTGAACGTGAAGGATGGCACGACGTCCAAGCCAACCGTGAACAACAAGTACAGCACCGAGACTATCGTCGCTGAGGAAAACTTTCAGCAGATGACGAACAGCCCCGAGAAAGTGACGACGCGGAGACCTACCATCTGGACCACTTTGGCACCGTGGTCGGACAAACCGAGCTTCTACTTGAAACCATCCACGTCCTCGTTCTTCTTTCCAAACGAGAATCTGACGCCAGTGAACACTGTTGTCGTCGACAGAGATCCTAGCTTCACGACTACGTCAGTTTTCAGACCGACCACGCCTGCTCCGCACTGCGAAGACGACACACCCGCGCCGGACGACTTGATTAATTTCCCACCTGTTCGGAATCCGAATCTGAACCTCTCCGCTCCTACCTCGCAACAGGAGAAACCGACCATTATCGAGAACTTTAACAACACCGGCTATCCGGACATCGAGATCGTGGGCGAGGACGATATTCCGACGCCTACCTTCATCGAGGACGACGTTCTGACGAATAAAGTCGACACGTTCGTCAACAAGATCGTGCAATCGCTGCAAGGCAACTTTCAG GACCTCAAAGATGTCGTTTACAATCGCGTGAACACGACGTCAGTAACGCCAACCAGTGTAACGAGGAGACCAACGACCACTACCAAAAAACCCGTGCGAAGACCAGCGTCAACGTCGAAGCCTTCTCTCAGCACAACGCGGAGACCAGCGACTACGAAGAGGCCAACGAATCGTCCGACACCGTTGAAACCGTTGGTGACGGAGAAACCAGGTCGTCCATCGAAACCGACCACTCTGAAACCGAGACCAACCTCGTCTAGCATCACTACGAAGAAACCCCAAGTCACAACGAAACGTACTAGACCGACCAAAAGGCCCACCACAACGCCAGCTACCAGCACGGAAGCAATAGtcgtcgaagaagaagaaactaGTCCTTCCACCACGGTCGAAACTATCACGGGCTCGACTCCATCTTCCACTGACTTGCGATCGC AATGTGGCATAAGACCTCTGATCAGGGAAGGCAAAATAGTTGGCGGCAAAGCGGCGGCGTTTGGCAAATGGCCGTGGCAAGTTTTGATTCGCGAGGCTACTTGGCTCGGTCTGTTCACGAAAAACAAGTGCGGCGGGGTCCTCATCACGGACAAATACGTCGTAACAGCTGCTCACTGTCAACCAGG GTTCCTAGCAACCCTCGTGGCCGTTTTCGGGGAATTCGATTTGTCCAGCGAATTGGAAAAGAAACGCAGCGTGACGAGAAACGTTCGACGAGTGATCGTCAACAGAGGTTACGATCCTGCGACGTTTGAAAACGACCTGGCGCTTCTGGAATTGGAATCGCCGGTGCAATTCGACGAACACATCGTGCCGATTTGCATGCCCGAAGATGGCATAGATTATACTGGAAGAATGGCCACGGTTACGGGTTGGGGACGATTGACGTACA ATGGCGGAGTACCATCCATGCTGCAGGAAGTCCAGGTGCCCATAATAAAGAATTCCGTTTGTCAGGAAATGTTCCAGTCAGGCGGACATTCCAAGCTAATCCTCGACAGTTTCTTGTGCGCTGGTTACGCTACTGGCGAGAGAGATTCTTGCGAG GGTGACAGCGGCGGACCATTGGTAATGCAACGACCAGATGGAAGATGGTTTTTGGTAGGCACTGTATCGCATGGAATAAAGTGCGCCGCACCCTATCTACCTGGTGTCTACATGAGGACGACTTTCTTCAAACCTTGGCTACAAGGTGTCACCGGGCTCAAAGGATCAGGGAACTAA